One genomic window of Sphingomonas sp. C3-2 includes the following:
- a CDS encoding ribonuclease D encodes MSVYFHEEDLPADVLAPGPVAVDTETMGLITPRDRLCVVQISDGRGDEHLVRFGPGSDYAAPNLRGVLADPARLKLYHFARFDLAAIKHYLGVMAEPVYCTKTASRLVRTYTDRHGLKELVRELLSAEISKQQQSSDWGNPVLSDAQKEYAASDVRYLHRLKAELDPRLEREGRMELAQACFDFLPHRAMLDLAGWPEIDIFAHV; translated from the coding sequence ATGAGCGTTTATTTCCACGAAGAAGATCTGCCCGCCGACGTGCTGGCGCCCGGGCCGGTTGCGGTCGACACCGAAACCATGGGGCTCATCACCCCGCGCGATCGGCTGTGCGTCGTCCAGATTTCGGATGGGCGGGGTGACGAGCATCTCGTCCGCTTCGGCCCCGGCAGCGATTATGCCGCGCCCAATCTGCGCGGCGTGCTCGCCGATCCGGCGCGCCTGAAGCTCTATCATTTCGCGCGCTTCGACCTCGCGGCGATCAAGCATTATCTCGGCGTGATGGCCGAACCCGTTTATTGCACCAAGACCGCATCGCGCCTGGTGCGCACCTATACCGACCGCCACGGTCTGAAGGAACTGGTGCGCGAATTGCTGAGCGCCGAAATCTCGAAGCAGCAGCAATCGTCGGACTGGGGTAATCCGGTGCTGAGCGACGCGCAGAAGGAATATGCCGCCTCGGACGTGCGCTATCTGCATCGGCTGAAGGCCGAACTCGACCCGCGCCTTGAACGCGAAGGCCGGATGGAACTGGCGCAGGCCTGTTTCGACTTCCTTCCCCACAGGGCGATGCTTGATCTCGCCGGCTGGCCAGAGATCGACATCTTCGCGCATGTCTGA